A DNA window from Ovis aries strain OAR_USU_Benz2616 breed Rambouillet chromosome 7, ARS-UI_Ramb_v3.0, whole genome shotgun sequence contains the following coding sequences:
- the HRH2 gene encoding histamine H2 receptor, producing MASNGTASSSCLDPAAFKVTVTVVLTLLILITIAGNVVVCLAVGLNRRLRSLTNCFIVSLAITDLLLGLLVLPFSAFHQLSCQWGFGKVFCNIYTSLDVMLCTASILNLFMISLDRYCAVTDPLRYPVLVTPVRVAVSLVLIWVISITLSFLSIHLEWNGRPENLSDSHAVPKCKVQVNLVYGLVDGLVTFYLPLLVMCVTYYRILRIAREQARRIHNVGPWRAATLREHKATVTLAAVMGAFVVCWLPYFTVFVYRGLQGDSAVDKTVEDVVLWLGYANSALNPVLYAALNRDFRTAYQQLFRCSPAGHDARRTSLGSNSSQLVRHPGREPRWPEERPLRLQVWSGTEVTAPQGAADRNPARSRAACSSNLLSCCKSLWALRFLQRHGGGPWEEQPGVPLSEEPPTTPAQESVRTLPSETARPGPRMLKITAPQHHDLTPGATKDPKAPQTTENTPWLQSGDSQSTRQVGAGVLR from the exons ATGGCGTCCAATGGCACGGCCTCTTCCTCTTGTCTGGACCCTGCCGCGTTCAAGGTCACCGTCACCGTAGTCCTCACCCTCCTCATCCTCATCACCATCGCTGGCAACGTGGTCGTCTGCCTGGCGGTGGGCTTGAACCGCCGGCTCCGCAGCCTGACCAACTGCTTCATCGTGTCCCTGGCCATCACCGACCTGCTGCTCGGCCTCCTGGTGCTGCCCTTCTCTGCCTTCCACCAGCTGTCGTGCCAGTGGGGCTTTGGCAAGGTCTTCTGCAACATCTACACCAGCCTGGATGTCATGCTCTGCACGGCCTCCATCCTCAACCTCTTCATGATCAGCCTTGACAGGTACTGCGCCGTCACGGACCCCCTGCGCTACCCCGTGCTGGTCACCCCGGTCCGGGTCGCCGTCTCCCTGGTCTTAATCTGGGTCATCTCCATCACCCTGTCCTTCCTGTCCATCCACCTGGAGTGGAACGGCAGGCCTGAGAACCTCAGTGACAGCCACGCCGTCCCCAAGTGCAAAGTCCAGGTAAACCTGGTGTACGGCCTGGTGGATGGGCTGGTCACCTTCTACCTGCCGCTGCTCGTCATGTGCGTCACGTACTACCGCATCCTCAGGATCGCCCGGGAGCAGGCCAGGAGGATCCACAACGTGGGCCCGTGGAGGGCAGCCACGCTCAGGGAGCACAAAGCCACGGTGACGCTGGCTGCCGTCATGGGGGCCTTCGTCGTCTGCTGGCTGCCCTACTTCACCGTGTTCGTCTACCGGGGGCTGCAGGGGGACAGCGCTGTCGACAAGACCGTGGAAGACGTGGTCCTGTGGCTGGGCTATGCCAACTCGGCCCTGAACCCCGTGCTGTACGCCGCGCTCAACAGGGACTTCCGCACGGCCTACCAGCAGCTCTTCCGCTGCAGCCCCGCCGGCCACGACGCCCGCAGGACTTCGCTGGGGTCCAACAGCTCTCAGCTGGTGAGGCATCCGGGCCGGGAACCCAGGTGGCCGGAAGAGAGGCCCCTGAGGCTCCAGGTGTGGAGTGGGACTGAGGTCACGGCCCCCCAGGGCGCCGCAGACAG GAATCCAGCACGGTCCCGCGCTGCGTGCTCCAGCAACCTTCTCAGCTGCTGCAAGAGCCTTTGGGCGCTTAGGTTCCTCCAGAGACACGGGGGAGGCCCCTGGGAGGAGCAGCCAGGGGTGCCACTGTCAGAGGAGCCGCCAACAACACCTGCCCAGGAATCGGTGAGGACACTGCCCTCCGAGACCGCTAGACCCGGCCCCAGGATGCTGAAGATAACTGCTCCCCAGCACCATGATTTGACTCCCGGAGCCACTAAGGACCCCAAAGCCCCACAAACCACAGAGAACACACCCTGGCTCCAGTCTGGGGACTCCCAGAGCACACGGCAGGTGGGTGCTGGGGTCCTCCGCTGA